The Cucumis melo cultivar AY chromosome 6, USDA_Cmelo_AY_1.0, whole genome shotgun sequence genome includes a region encoding these proteins:
- the LOC103483590 gene encoding uncharacterized protein LOC103483590, with protein MLEEKGCFKPRQVLLSHHTMKQSNNHTQAPNSADEALSLHPQHRTLLLHAVAFFLERNGFSKTLKKFRSEAQIQKGSSKDLLLSLEEMCHKHLKKCQAITTENKPDEETVKEVADGRVPEAQEERTKKSKDKKKIKKNAVPEMYVDAAENEKSEPVHAESLNNSNGTTVHDDAGKKSKDKKKKKNKEKLETVATISNDIAVDSIGLNGDVASLEEKVVKSKTKKKKDGRHLSDEKEKEQNVSVVDEQNDISKKRKRLASEDNDIPAVDEKETEDVKRRKLECSKGGNVSLQSTKVDVDAGNRSAINELSQQTNESVEKTAEKTSTKKAFKKHSNGSTEPKTINAFQRVKVDAVTFADEKLADNSYWAKGGAESGYGAKAQEVLGQVKGRDFRHEKTKKKRGSYRGGVIDLQSHSVKFNYSDDD; from the exons ATGCTTGAAGAAAAAGGATGTTTTAAACCTCGCCAAGTTCTTCTCTCACACCACACTATGAAGCAAAGCAACAACCACACCCAAGCTCCCAATTCTGCCGATGAAGCCCTATCTTTACACCCTCAGCACAGGACTCTTCTTCTTCACGCTGTAGCCTTCTTTTTGGAGCGCAATGGTTTCTCCAAAACCCTCAAAAAGTTTCGTTCCGAAGCCCAGATTCAG AAGGGTTCTTCAAAGGATTTATTGCTCAGTCTCGAAGAAATGTGCCACAAGCATTTAAAGAAATG TCAAGCCATCACAACTGAAAATAAACCAG ATGAAGAAACGGTGAAAGAGGTTGCTGATGGTAGGGTCCCTGAAGCACAAGAGGAACGGACAAAAAAGTCcaaggataaaaagaaaataaaaaagaacgCAGTTCCTGAGATGTATGTGGATGCTGCAGAAAATGAGAAATCAGAACCTGTCCATGCGGAGAGTTTGAATAACTCCAATGGCACTACTGTCCATGATGATGCAGGAAAGAAATCtaaggataaaaagaaaaagaagaacaaagagAAGTTAGAGACTGTTGCTACAATTTCCAATGATATAGCTGTAGATTCTATTGGATTGAATGGTGATGTCGCCTCTCTTGAAGAAAAGGTTGTCAAAtccaaaacaaagaagaaaaaggatggTCGACATTTAAGTgatgaaaaggaaaaggaacAGAATGTATCTGTTGTTGATGAACAGAATGACATTtctaagaaaaggaaaaggctGGCTTCTGAAGATAACGACATTCCTGCTGTTGATGAGAAAGAAACCGAAGATGTCAAACGTAGAAAATTAGAATGTTCAAAAGGAGGCAACGTTAGTTTGCAGTCTACAAAGGTTGATGTAGATGCTGGAAATAGGAGCGCTATCAATGAGCTTTCTCAGCAGACAAATGAATCTGTTGAAAAAACGGCAGAGAAAACTTCCACAAAGAAAGCTTTTAAGAAACACTCAAATGGTTCAACCGAG CCAAAGACCATCAATGCATTTCAGAGGGTAAAAGTAGATGCCGTGACATTTGCTGATGAAAAACTTGCAGACAATTCTTACTGGGCGAAG GGTGGAGCCGAGTCTGGGTATGGTGCAAAAGCTCAAGAAGTTCTTGGGCAGGTTAAAGGAAG GGACTTTCGGCATGAAAAGACAAAGAAGAAGCGTGGGTCGTACCGAGGCGGTGTGATTGATCTGCAATCTCACTCAGTAAAGTTCAATTATTCTGATGATGATTAA
- the LOC103483589 gene encoding 60S ribosomal protein L7-4-like has protein sequence MSGDGVKGGPVVPESVLKKRKRNDEWALAEKQGLEAAKKKNAENRKLIYNRAKLYAKEYDEQQKELIQLKREAKLKGGFYVDPEAKLLFIIRIRGINAIDPKTRKILQLLRLRQIFNGVFLKVNKATLNMLHRVEPYVTYGYPNLKSVKELIYKRGFGKLNKRRTALTDNSIIEQALGKFGIICAEDLIHEIMTVGPHFKEANNFLWPFKLKAPLGGLKKKRNHYVEGGDAGNRENYINELIRRMN, from the exons ATGAGCGGGGACGGAGTCAAGGGAGGCCCGGTGGTTCCGGAGTCCGTGTTGAAGAAGCGGAAGAGAAACGACGAATGGGCACTTGCTGAGAAACAAGGTTTAGAGGCGGCGAAGAAGAAGAACGCCGAGAATAGAAAACTGATCTATAACAGGGCTAAACTCTATGCCAAAGAGTACGATGAACAGCAAAAAGAACTGATTCAATTGAAGCGTGAGGCTAAACTCAAGGGTGGATTTTATGTCGACCCTGAAGCTAAACTTCTGTTTATTATCAGGATCCGAGG TATCAATGCTATTGACCCAAAGACCAGGAAGATTCTGCAGCTTCTGCGTTTGAGACAG ATTTTCAATGGTGTCTTTTTGAAAGTGAACAAGGCAACATTGAATATGTTGCACAGAGTTGAGCCTTATGTTACCTATGG CTATCCTAACTTGAAGAGTGTTAAAGAACTCATTTACAAGAGAGGCTTTGGAAAGCTCAACAAGCGAAGAACAGCTTTGACTGATAACTCCATCATTGAGCAG GCTCTTGGGAAGTTTGGAATTATTTGCGCTGAAGATCTCATCCATGAGATTATGACAGTGGGACCTCATTTTAAGGAGGCAAACAATTTCCTCTGGCCCTTCAAGCTGAAAGCTCCTCTGGGTggtttgaagaagaagagaaatcaCTATGTTGAAGGAGGCGATGCTGGAAACCGTGAAAACTACATCAACGAGCTAATCAGAAGAATGAATTAA
- the LOC103483588 gene encoding uncharacterized protein LOC103483588, with the protein MSRTTMEKKLRTARKAWKKLTKSLKSKFHALNISKSINTAKRRLVSAVQTSLRILIPSKFHRRLLRPKSSPSSYNYHRNQNKNQILRHYDDQHFHNPNNFAAIHIDELFPDLPDPIAKRSGAEITETSRGKEVMKEEKDDHEQETSIYSIEDAWKIVVASSPHLRPVDERAEEFIRKFRREIILEKEKSLLEFERMLARSAA; encoded by the coding sequence atGTCTCGCACAACAATGGAGAAGAAACTCCGTACAGCGAGAAAAGCATGGAAGAAACTAACCAAATCACTAAAATCCAAATTCCACGCCCTCAACATCTCCAAATCCATCAACACAGCCAAGCGCCGCCTCGTCTCCGCCGTTCAAACCTCCCTCCGTATCCTAATTCCCTCCAAATTCCACCGCCGCCTTCTCCGCCCTAAATCATCCCCTTCTTCATATAATTACCACCGcaatcaaaataaaaatcagATTCTCCGCCATTACGACGATCAACACTTCCACAATCCAAACAACTTCGCGGCAATCCACATCGACGAGCTCTTCCCAGATCTGCCGGACCCAATTGCAAAGCGATCCGGCGCTGAGATTACAGAGACGAGCAGAGGAAAGGAAGTAATGAAAGAGGAAAAAGATGATCATGAACAGGAGACGAGTATTTATAGTATTGAAGATGCATGGAAAATCGTGGTGGCTTCATCACCGCATCTTCGGCCGGTGGATGAACGAGCGGAGGAATTCATAAGAAAATTCCGGCGAGAGATTATTCTTGAGAAGGAAAAATCGCTTCTTGAATTTGAACGGATGTTGGCCCGAAGTGCCGCTTGA